The genomic segment ttaatgaaaatattgatGGTTTTCATTTGAATTGGTGAATTGTTGCTACTCCTAACAACCAACAAACAATGATAATGCCATTGAGCAGAATAAATTTCATCTACATCTAATAGATCCATTTTGGAACTGCATTGTCATATATTATGGGCAAATaatcaaattaatttaaaaattaaaacacatctGAATTTCATTGTAAAAAATGGTATCATTTTGAAGCACAGATTGATAAGTCTTAGATACATTTTGTAGTTcacaaaatgtgaaaaataaattactaataaaataagaatatacttttgttagaaaataaatattttggatgAGTACACATTAAAATAGAATCACTTGAATGAAAAAGTACCAAGTTGAAAAGCATTGATCAAAAGTAAATTTGCACCATTGATGGAATTGCTTATGATAAGATGATAAATAAAGCTTATAATTTGGTAATTTGAAATTGATAACTTTcctaataatattaataaatgttaCCATTAAGCTACTAACCTTTACTCCTAAAACTGATTATATGTGTTGAAAATTGAGAATAGACACATCCAATACTTTACCAGATCTTTAATTATTTCCtgagaattttaaatatattttaaaaaatttcattattatgaactaatttttttcaaatattcttatgCTTtcacaaagtaataaaattaattttttcatattatcactttcttttatatgtagATTTAGATAAGGGCATTTTCATCTTTAGATAGTGATCCAATGGATCTTGTATTTATTGACAAATGTTGCAGAATCATCTCTTCTTCATGGTTCTTTTCATCACATTTATTACTTCTTTATTTCTCAGACTGTAAATGAAAGGGTTTAATAAAGGAATTACTAGGGTATAGAAAATAGCTACAGGTATATCATTATCTCCTTCATTGACTGAATGTGGATGGGCATACATGTAGAGAAGAGAACCATAGAATATGGATACagacagaaagtgggaagcacaagTTGATAAGGCTTTCCCTCTACCCTCATTAGATTTCATTGTGAATAAAGTAAAAAGGATATAGAAATATGATATCAGGACTACAGTAATGCTAAAAGTTTGAATTGAACTAGACAAGATGAGCATCACCAGTTCATTGATATAAGGGTCAGCACATGAGAGTCTATATAATGGAAAGACATCACAATAAAAATGTTTGATTACATTAGACTTACAGAAAGTTAACCTAAACAACAACCCCACATGAATGATTGAATGCAGGTTTCCTGCTATGTAGGTTCCTGTGATCATCTGAAGGCATATTTTCTTGGACATCATAGTATGGTACTGTAGTGGATTGCatatggccacatagcggtcataggccattgtTGCCAGAAAAAAGCAATCTGCAGTTTCAGCAAGACTAAAAAAATAGAACTGTACCATGCATTCATAAAGAGAGATCTTTCTGTCCACAGAAAAGAAGTTCTGTAGCATCTTGGGCGTGATGGCACAGGAGCAGCAGGAATCCATGAGAGCCAGGTTGCCCAAAAAGatgtacatgggtgtgtgaagACGGCGTTCTATATAGAtcaagaccacca from the Arvicola amphibius chromosome 10, mArvAmp1.2, whole genome shotgun sequence genome contains:
- the LOC119825428 gene encoding olfactory receptor 5K3-like, with amino-acid sequence MRENNNSLIIEFILVGFTDQQILKTLLFLVFFAIYLITMVGNLGLVVLIYIERRLHTPMYIFLGNLALMDSCCSCAITPKMLQNFFSVDRKISLYECMVQFYFFSLAETADCFFLATMAYDRYVAICNPLQYHTMMSKKICLQMITGTYIAGNLHSIIHVGLLFRLTFCKSNVIKHFYCDVFPLYRLSCADPYINELVMLILSSSIQTFSITVVLISYFYILFTLFTMKSNEGRGKALSTCASHFLSVSIFYGSLLYMYAHPHSVNEGDNDIPVAIFYTLVIPLLNPFIYSLRNKEVINVMKRTMKKR